The Crocinitomicaceae bacterium genome includes a region encoding these proteins:
- a CDS encoding alpha/beta hydrolase, which translates to MIDFKDKIYEGAERRPSLWDCRIPVDAKGVIIFIHGYKGYKDWGCWQLVEDKFVQNGYGFVKYNISHNGGTVKQKIDFPDPDAFGKNCYSYEVFDLEKIITETKRILHDELNSSIPIYLIGHSRGGGVAILEAAVNQQVAALVSWAGISDIACRFPEGEELEFWQQDGVRYVENARTKQNLPHYFSFYEDFINNQDRFDIEKAARSLTIPFLQIHGDMDSAVSVHEGQELSTWTNTTLEIIKGADHTFGSAHPWSDSDLPEDLEEVCQRTISFFNKLTF; encoded by the coding sequence ATGATTGATTTTAAAGACAAGATATATGAAGGCGCTGAGAGAAGACCTTCGCTTTGGGATTGCCGCATACCTGTTGATGCAAAAGGGGTGATCATTTTTATACATGGTTACAAAGGCTATAAAGATTGGGGATGTTGGCAATTAGTAGAAGATAAATTTGTACAAAACGGGTACGGCTTCGTTAAATACAATATCAGTCATAATGGCGGAACGGTAAAGCAGAAAATAGATTTTCCTGACCCGGATGCATTTGGAAAAAATTGCTACTCGTATGAGGTATTTGATCTTGAAAAAATAATCACTGAGACAAAAAGAATTTTACATGACGAGTTGAATAGTTCAATTCCAATTTATTTGATAGGGCATAGTCGGGGCGGGGGAGTAGCCATACTTGAAGCAGCCGTTAACCAACAGGTTGCAGCCCTTGTGTCATGGGCAGGCATCAGTGATATTGCTTGTCGTTTTCCTGAAGGAGAAGAATTGGAATTTTGGCAACAAGACGGAGTGAGATATGTTGAAAATGCGCGCACGAAACAAAACCTGCCTCATTATTTTAGTTTCTATGAAGATTTTATAAATAATCAAGATCGGTTTGATATTGAAAAAGCGGCTCGGTCACTCACTATTCCGTTTTTGCAAATTCACGGTGATATGGACAGTGCCGTAAGTGTGCATGAAGGACAAGAACTTTCAACATGGACAAATACTACCTTAGAAATAATAAAAGGAGCTGACCACACTTTTGGCAGCGCACACCCATGGTCTGATTCTGACTTGCCTGAAGATTTAGAAGAAGTTTGTCAGCGAACGATCTCCTTCTTTAATAAACTGACATTTTGA
- the dacB gene encoding D-alanyl-D-alanine carboxypeptidase/D-alanyl-D-alanine-endopeptidase — protein sequence MFLRYLLLIAVLPALNTISQTTATTKPVNGIQSYAETMMADTQLKHAVFSFYVKDMTTGEVIADYNAEMSIPPASTMKLITTATGFQVLGRGYHFKTKIMYSGTLDSLTGTINGDLYLVGGGDPTLGSRHYNKPGHERNFLTQWADSLYNLGIRKVTGKVVADGSIYRYDGVPSGWVWGDMGNYYGAGPAGLTIFDNMLELHFKTGPAAGDSTEMHCTSPYVPGIIIQNYVKAADSKDDDAYVYGAPYSYDWFVRGTLPKGQDDFIVKASIPDPEFIAALELDYALEQRGIDVSYAPTTHRELDKNLTYVKPELTELILHESPSLGSIVGVVNQQSINLFAEHILCQLSVNSSGYGSTSNGAIVCTNFWKSKIDATGLFMTDGSGLSRSNAVSAKFLVDLLTYMNGTKNAQSFKETLAIAGKKGTMANVADGTTADGRVYGKSGTMTRVKSYAGYVDSSSGKKLSYAMIINNHYCTSAQLKKYFENLMIKMSVY from the coding sequence ATGTTTCTACGATATCTATTATTGATTGCAGTTTTACCTGCTCTTAACACAATTAGCCAGACAACGGCAACAACAAAACCTGTAAACGGCATTCAGTCTTATGCTGAAACCATGATGGCAGATACTCAACTCAAACATGCAGTATTCAGCTTCTATGTGAAAGACATGACCACCGGTGAAGTGATTGCTGACTACAACGCAGAAATGAGTATTCCGCCTGCATCTACCATGAAACTAATTACTACCGCAACGGGTTTTCAGGTATTGGGAAGAGGATATCACTTCAAAACAAAAATTATGTATAGCGGCACATTGGATAGTTTAACCGGCACTATCAACGGAGATTTATACTTAGTTGGCGGCGGTGACCCTACCCTTGGCTCAAGACATTATAATAAACCCGGACATGAAAGAAATTTTTTAACTCAATGGGCTGATAGCTTGTATAATCTTGGCATTAGAAAAGTTACAGGAAAAGTGGTGGCTGATGGTTCAATTTATCGCTATGATGGTGTTCCGTCAGGATGGGTTTGGGGAGATATGGGAAATTATTATGGCGCCGGACCAGCCGGTCTTACCATATTCGACAACATGCTTGAATTACATTTTAAAACCGGACCCGCTGCCGGTGATTCTACTGAAATGCACTGTACCAGCCCATACGTACCGGGCATCATAATTCAAAATTATGTAAAAGCAGCTGACTCAAAAGATGATGATGCATACGTATATGGCGCACCCTACTCATACGATTGGTTTGTGCGCGGAACCTTACCAAAAGGACAAGATGATTTTATAGTGAAAGCCAGCATTCCGGATCCTGAATTTATTGCTGCACTTGAACTAGATTACGCACTTGAACAACGAGGTATTGATGTAAGTTATGCTCCCACTACGCATCGTGAATTAGATAAAAATCTTACGTATGTTAAACCAGAATTGACAGAACTCATTTTGCATGAATCTCCAAGCCTGGGATCCATTGTTGGTGTTGTAAATCAACAAAGCATCAATTTGTTTGCTGAGCATATTTTGTGTCAACTTTCAGTGAACAGTTCAGGTTATGGCAGCACTAGCAACGGCGCTATTGTCTGCACAAATTTCTGGAAATCTAAAATTGATGCCACCGGATTATTTATGACTGATGGAAGCGGATTATCAAGATCAAACGCCGTATCAGCAAAATTTTTAGTTGACTTGTTAACGTATATGAACGGAACAAAAAATGCGCAATCATTTAAAGAAACACTTGCAATTGCGGGTAAAAAAGGAACCATGGCTAATGTGGCTGACGGCACCACAGCTGATGGTAGAGTTTATGGAAAAAGCGGAACCATGACGCGTGTAAAGTCTTATGCCGGATACGTAGATAGCTCATCAGGAAAAAAACTATCCTACGCCATGATCATCAATAACCATTATTGCACATCAGCTCAATTGAAAAAATATTTTGAAAATCTGATGATCAAAATGTCAGTTTATTAA
- the asnB gene encoding asparagine synthase (glutamine-hydrolyzing), translating into MCGITGIWIRNNKAALQLQQLPVALDKIKHRGPDANAVLLKNHVGLGHARLAVIDLNVSANQPFSSADGKHHLVFNGEIYNYKELKTELESSGLVFKTQSDTEVLLQLLIKYGITCIERLNGFFSFIYYNESANELFAARDRFGIKPLLYYQDEDKFILSSELSAIMAFDVTCDINPKALHDYFTYTYIPAPETILKHVFKLEPGYFIKCHSDGTVVKQVYYQNELKTKTDLNFETAKEKLVDLLSSSVKRRLIADVPLGCFLSGGIDSSVIAALAKEHKSDLNTFSVGFDHPYFDESNNALETAKYLNTHHHAIKISKQEFLSAFDPFLQSLDEPFADSSAFAYYHLSEFAKKHVTVALSGDGADELFGGYRKHRAELQIRNGSWIKKSGIHTAASLLKIIPTSRSGKLGDLSRKIQKYSAGLNMSANERYDTWCSWISSDVRQKLFKSSSNSYQNKNFNIESLNDFLLTDQQFVLPNDMLKKVDQMSMAHALEVRVPFLDHTVLEFANSLPETYKINEKTGKIILRESFRNRLPESLFHRQKKGFEIPLQLWLKDEMEKRFGEIFFTESYIEKQCIFNTNFIMSLKKDVLKSLEGEGIYLIWSLLIFQHWYHQHIHHRL; encoded by the coding sequence TTGTGCGGGATAACAGGGATATGGATCAGAAATAACAAGGCAGCATTGCAATTGCAGCAATTGCCCGTCGCACTAGATAAAATCAAGCATCGCGGCCCTGATGCTAACGCTGTCTTGTTGAAAAATCACGTGGGCTTGGGGCATGCACGCCTAGCCGTCATTGATTTAAATGTATCGGCTAATCAACCTTTTTCTTCAGCTGACGGAAAACATCATCTGGTATTTAACGGTGAAATATATAATTACAAAGAATTAAAAACAGAGCTTGAAAGTAGCGGACTTGTATTTAAAACACAATCTGATACGGAGGTTCTGTTGCAATTGCTCATCAAATATGGTATCACTTGTATTGAGAGGTTGAATGGTTTTTTTTCGTTCATCTATTATAATGAATCAGCGAATGAATTATTTGCGGCAAGAGATCGTTTTGGCATTAAACCATTATTGTATTATCAAGATGAGGATAAATTCATACTGAGTTCTGAATTATCTGCTATCATGGCTTTTGATGTGACCTGTGATATCAATCCAAAAGCCCTTCATGATTATTTTACCTATACTTATATACCGGCGCCTGAAACTATCTTGAAACACGTGTTCAAACTTGAGCCGGGTTATTTTATCAAATGCCATTCAGATGGTACTGTTGTGAAACAAGTTTATTATCAAAATGAACTAAAAACTAAAACAGATCTCAATTTTGAAACAGCAAAAGAAAAGCTGGTTGATCTATTATCTTCTTCAGTGAAGAGAAGATTAATTGCAGATGTGCCATTGGGTTGTTTTCTCAGCGGAGGCATTGACTCATCTGTAATTGCCGCTTTAGCCAAGGAGCACAAATCTGATTTGAATACGTTTTCTGTTGGTTTTGATCATCCGTATTTTGATGAATCAAATAATGCCTTGGAGACGGCAAAATATTTGAATACGCATCATCATGCTATTAAAATTTCAAAGCAAGAATTTCTATCAGCTTTTGATCCATTTTTACAATCATTAGACGAACCGTTTGCTGACTCATCTGCCTTTGCTTATTATCATCTTTCTGAATTTGCAAAAAAACATGTAACAGTAGCTTTGAGTGGTGATGGTGCTGATGAATTGTTTGGTGGATATCGTAAGCACAGAGCTGAATTGCAAATTAGAAATGGATCATGGATAAAAAAATCAGGTATTCATACAGCGGCTTCACTGCTTAAAATAATTCCCACTTCGCGGTCAGGTAAACTTGGTGACTTGAGTAGAAAGATTCAAAAATATTCTGCCGGTTTGAATATGTCAGCCAACGAACGATATGATACTTGGTGCAGTTGGATTTCATCTGATGTGAGACAAAAACTTTTCAAGTCATCATCAAATTCTTATCAAAATAAAAATTTCAATATTGAGTCTCTGAATGATTTTTTATTGACTGATCAGCAATTTGTTTTACCGAATGATATGCTGAAAAAAGTAGATCAAATGAGCATGGCACATGCGCTTGAAGTGCGGGTTCCGTTTCTTGATCATACTGTTTTAGAGTTTGCTAATTCATTGCCTGAGACCTATAAGATAAATGAAAAAACCGGAAAAATTATTTTGCGTGAATCATTCAGAAACCGCTTACCTGAAAGCTTGTTTCATCGTCAGAAAAAAGGATTTGAAATTCCGCTTCAACTATGGTTAAAAGATGAAATGGAAAAGCGTTTTGGAGAAATATTTTTTACTGAATCGTATATTGAAAAACAATGCATCTTCAACACAAATTTTATCATGTCACTTAAAAAGGATGTCCTCAAATCATTAGAAGGAGAGGGCATTTACCTCATTTGGTCTTTGTTGATTTTTCAGCATTGGTATCATCAACATATTCATCATCGTTTATGA
- a CDS encoding glycosyltransferase, whose protein sequence is MIKVLRIINRFNLGGPTYNVTYLSAFMPDEFETTLCGGRHEKHEGDSLFIPERYGVKPIIIESMQRSINPLNDRKALAEIRAIIREVKPDIIHTHASKAGALGRTAAIKEKVPVIVHTFHGHVFHSYFGRFKTWLYLMAERRLAKKHRQLLPSQRNRKMN, encoded by the coding sequence ATGATCAAAGTGCTGCGTATTATTAACCGTTTCAATTTAGGTGGCCCAACCTATAATGTGACCTATTTATCAGCCTTTATGCCTGATGAATTTGAAACAACGCTTTGTGGTGGTAGGCATGAAAAGCATGAAGGTGACTCACTTTTTATACCTGAAAGATATGGTGTAAAACCAATCATTATTGAAAGTATGCAGCGCAGCATTAACCCGTTGAATGATCGCAAAGCACTTGCAGAAATTAGGGCAATTATTCGTGAAGTAAAACCGGATATTATACACACCCATGCTTCAAAAGCCGGTGCACTTGGACGCACGGCAGCAATCAAAGAGAAAGTTCCGGTGATAGTGCACACGTTTCATGGGCATGTTTTTCATTCATACTTCGGTCGGTTTAAAACCTGGTTGTATTTGATGGCAGAACGACGGCTTGCGAAAAAACATCGGCAATTATTGCCATCTCAGAGAAACAGAAAGATGAACTGA
- a CDS encoding glycosyltransferase family 4 protein, giving the protein MGFDLDRFQENKTEKRNKFRAQHGLTDEIAIGIIGRLTAIKNHELFIESIAMLAEHKIKLRAFVMGGGERFDELQELAKATEAVCGQKLFTFTNWVTNVEDVLPGLDIIALTSLNEGTPVSLIEAQAAGVPVITTNVGGVSDVVNNENTGFIIDGFTVEKFAKKLRLLAENEELRKKMSQNGWPYVEHKFHYRRLCKDMADLYHHLLAKK; this is encoded by the coding sequence TTGGGGTTTGATTTAGATAGATTTCAAGAAAACAAAACTGAAAAGCGAAATAAGTTCAGAGCGCAGCATGGTTTAACAGACGAAATTGCAATTGGTATTATTGGTCGGTTGACGGCAATTAAAAACCATGAATTATTTATTGAGAGCATTGCGATGCTGGCTGAGCACAAAATAAAACTCAGAGCTTTTGTAATGGGCGGTGGTGAGCGTTTTGATGAATTACAAGAATTAGCGAAAGCCACAGAAGCGGTGTGTGGGCAAAAATTATTTACGTTCACCAATTGGGTAACCAATGTTGAAGATGTGTTGCCGGGGCTTGATATCATTGCGTTGACATCGTTAAATGAAGGCACACCGGTAAGTTTAATTGAAGCTCAGGCGGCCGGAGTTCCGGTAATCACTACAAACGTTGGTGGTGTTTCAGACGTAGTGAATAATGAAAATACCGGTTTCATCATAGATGGATTTACAGTAGAAAAATTTGCTAAAAAACTGCGCCTGCTGGCTGAAAATGAAGAATTGCGTAAAAAAATGTCACAAAATGGCTGGCCATACGTAGAACATAAGTTCCATTACAGAAGATTGTGTAAGGATATGGCAGATTTATATCATCATCTGCTGGCTAAAAAATAA
- a CDS encoding polysaccharide biosynthesis/export family protein, whose translation MMKKRFQKIFYSALLITVFTSCGINSNLMLKTDRDYEFAPIDSLNSTKNDYMIDVNDIIQVRFFTNNGLKVLDISSATEGGTQAQIFNPNNTLSYVIQSDSLVRLPVLGLVNIVGLTIREAEIRLQSMYSEYYVDPFIQIAVTNKRVVVFPGDGGEAQVIYLQNNNTTLMEVIALSGGIAERGRASRIKLIRKDENGERKVYKIDLSTIEGLQYVDLIVQANDYIYVEPVPELGKEILQEVAPIVSLVTSTALLISILTP comes from the coding sequence ATGATGAAAAAAAGATTTCAGAAAATATTCTACAGCGCTTTGCTGATCACTGTTTTTACCTCATGCGGAATTAATAGTAACCTGATGCTGAAAACAGACAGAGATTATGAGTTTGCACCCATTGACAGCTTAAATTCTACTAAAAATGATTACATGATTGATGTCAATGATATCATTCAGGTTCGTTTTTTCACGAACAACGGTTTAAAGGTGCTTGACATATCTTCAGCAACTGAGGGAGGAACGCAAGCGCAAATCTTTAATCCTAACAATACCTTGTCTTATGTTATTCAAAGCGATTCCTTAGTTCGACTTCCGGTATTGGGTCTTGTCAATATTGTTGGACTCACTATCCGAGAAGCCGAAATTAGACTGCAATCCATGTACAGTGAGTATTATGTTGATCCGTTCATTCAAATTGCGGTTACCAATAAACGGGTGGTTGTTTTTCCGGGTGATGGTGGAGAGGCACAAGTTATTTATCTGCAAAACAACAATACCACACTCATGGAAGTGATTGCGCTTTCAGGTGGTATTGCAGAGCGCGGAAGAGCAAGTAGAATAAAACTGATTCGTAAAGATGAAAATGGCGAACGAAAAGTGTATAAAATTGATCTCTCTACCATTGAAGGATTGCAATACGTTGACTTAATAGTACAAGCCAATGATTATATTTATGTTGAACCGGTACCTGAATTAGGTAAAGAAATTTTACAAGAGGTTGCTCCCATTGTTTCACTGGTTACCAGTACTGCATTACTCATTTCAATTCTAACCCCGTAA
- a CDS encoding polysaccharide biosynthesis tyrosine autokinase, translating into MENNSEHKNKRISSLNKDFDLDIVLAVLKRNWLVVPVILVLALTFSFLYLRYTKPLYQSSAVIQRSSQDEGKRILEIEGFEEENKLSEDVELLRSTFLLEKALRNLNLNISYFSEGDILTEEKYRFSPYHVTLLELRDSSLIGKHIQVNKNNDQIELSFDHLGKTEKVSFLPGEKIENEYFALIFKINDQALFERNLSENNLYFVFNDYRSLTRSLHPSLNVYALNEEARTIEIKFSSNNPKLASDIVQSLINTFFEYDLEKKSESSASILTFIDSQLDTVYSALKDSENRIQNFKDSSKINNPELFTNNMMNRINELQSQLLEVDFDYELMQEIEKSVNASDRIEIYNVIPAVIGTPYEGMLVGELEKLHELLVDKEDATYVMTEASDSYKKIIRSIESQNKNIYRILGSITDQLAYRRRNLHDKIMGFESQLYDVPAKEMELSRLNRMFDLNEKYYSLLIEKKTQYAISKAGYTMDNMVLQAPTDAVLISPNRTLTVAGALILAFMLSFLILLVRYITFNDIHNPDELKKLLPSYVGFLGMLPRVTMPNKNSSLIVHLQPKSALAESYRHIRSNLQFILDDKKKNVIAVSSSISGEGKTFVTLNLAGIFALMGKKVLVIDLDLRKPKVHHGFGVENASGMSTVLAGKEEWKNCVNKSELEGLDFITAGPIPPNPSELILGGKIQEIIEEFKEVYDLILIDNPPVGIVSDGVGILNRSDCPIYVLRANYSKRMFVHRITDLLETKKVPKLFVLLNGVDSTKSGYGYAYGYSYGDYYSDSQFSGKRWYQFWKK; encoded by the coding sequence TTGGAAAATAATTCTGAACATAAAAACAAACGCATTTCAAGTCTTAATAAAGATTTTGATTTAGATATTGTACTTGCGGTACTCAAAAGAAATTGGTTGGTAGTGCCTGTTATATTAGTGTTGGCACTTACATTTAGTTTCTTATATCTGCGCTATACCAAGCCGCTTTATCAATCGTCAGCGGTTATTCAACGAAGCAGTCAGGATGAAGGAAAACGCATTCTTGAAATTGAAGGTTTTGAGGAAGAAAATAAATTGTCTGAAGATGTGGAATTATTGCGTTCAACTTTTTTGCTTGAGAAAGCATTGCGCAATTTGAATCTCAATATCTCATATTTCTCTGAAGGAGATATTCTCACGGAAGAAAAATACCGATTCTCACCATACCATGTCACCCTGCTTGAACTCAGGGATTCATCGCTCATTGGCAAACATATTCAGGTAAACAAAAACAATGATCAAATTGAATTGAGTTTTGATCATCTTGGAAAAACTGAGAAAGTGAGTTTTCTTCCCGGAGAAAAAATTGAGAACGAATATTTTGCCCTGATTTTTAAAATTAATGACCAAGCGCTTTTTGAAAGAAATTTGAGTGAGAACAATCTCTATTTTGTTTTTAATGATTATCGTTCGCTCACGCGATCATTGCATCCAAGCCTCAATGTGTATGCCTTGAATGAAGAGGCGCGTACCATTGAAATTAAATTTTCCAGCAATAATCCAAAACTGGCGTCTGACATTGTTCAATCATTGATCAATACTTTTTTTGAGTATGACTTGGAAAAAAAGAGTGAAAGTTCGGCCAGTATCTTAACGTTTATTGACTCACAACTTGATACGGTTTATTCTGCTTTGAAAGATTCTGAAAATCGTATTCAAAATTTCAAGGATAGTAGTAAAATCAATAACCCTGAACTGTTCACCAACAACATGATGAATAGAATTAATGAACTGCAGAGTCAGTTATTAGAGGTTGATTTTGACTATGAATTAATGCAGGAGATTGAAAAAAGTGTCAACGCAAGTGACCGCATTGAAATCTACAATGTTATTCCCGCAGTGATTGGTACACCTTATGAGGGCATGCTGGTAGGTGAGTTGGAAAAATTACATGAATTGTTGGTTGATAAAGAAGATGCAACTTACGTAATGACTGAAGCATCTGACTCGTATAAAAAAATCATCCGTTCTATTGAATCCCAAAATAAAAATATCTATCGCATATTAGGATCAATAACTGATCAACTTGCATACAGACGCAGAAATTTACATGACAAAATCATGGGATTTGAATCACAATTGTATGATGTTCCGGCAAAAGAAATGGAGTTGTCAAGGCTTAACCGAATGTTTGATCTGAATGAAAAGTACTATTCTTTATTAATTGAAAAGAAAACACAATATGCCATATCTAAAGCCGGCTACACGATGGATAACATGGTATTGCAAGCACCCACTGATGCAGTGCTGATTAGCCCCAACCGAACGCTAACAGTTGCCGGTGCCCTGATTCTTGCTTTCATGTTGAGTTTTCTTATTTTGTTGGTTAGATATATCACGTTTAATGACATTCATAATCCGGATGAGCTGAAAAAATTATTGCCGTCTTATGTTGGGTTTTTAGGCATGTTACCTCGTGTGACCATGCCCAATAAAAATTCTTCGTTGATTGTGCATCTTCAACCAAAGTCTGCACTTGCTGAGAGTTATCGGCATATTCGTTCTAATCTTCAGTTTATATTGGATGATAAAAAGAAAAATGTTATTGCTGTTTCATCTTCAATTTCAGGAGAAGGAAAAACTTTTGTGACGCTCAATCTGGCGGGTATTTTTGCTTTGATGGGTAAAAAAGTATTGGTGATTGATCTTGACTTGAGAAAACCAAAAGTTCATCATGGATTTGGAGTAGAAAATGCTTCAGGTATGAGTACTGTTCTTGCGGGTAAAGAAGAATGGAAAAACTGTGTAAACAAAAGTGAATTAGAGGGACTTGATTTTATCACTGCAGGTCCAATTCCGCCAAATCCTTCAGAATTAATACTGGGTGGAAAAATTCAAGAAATCATTGAGGAGTTTAAAGAAGTATACGATTTGATTTTGATTGATAATCCTCCGGTGGGAATTGTCTCAGATGGTGTAGGTATTTTAAACAGGTCAGATTGCCCAATTTATGTATTGCGCGCAAATTATTCCAAACGTATGTTTGTTCACCGAATCACTGACTTGCTTGAAACAAAAAAAGTACCTAAATTATTTGTTCTCCTTAACGGCGTAGATTCAACTAAATCAGGTTATGGATACGCATACGGCTACAGTTACGGAGATTATTATTCTGATTCACAATTCAGCGGAAAACGCTGGTACCAATTCTGGAAAAAATAA
- the rfbC gene encoding dTDP-4-dehydrorhamnose 3,5-epimerase produces the protein MEITRYHIENIFSYVPRTFKDDRGSFFESFNHKLFCDAAGRKVDFVQDNQSSSIQGVVRGLHFQNPPHAQGKLVRVLKGKVLDVAVDLRKNSATYGQHIAVELSADNNRVLWIPEGFAHGFSVLENETVFFYKCTSFYHKESEQTIAWNDSQLNIDWQIENPVLSEKDQVGLAFENFISPF, from the coding sequence ATGGAGATTACCCGATATCATATTGAAAACATTTTTTCGTATGTGCCTCGAACTTTTAAAGATGACCGGGGTTCTTTTTTTGAATCATTTAATCATAAACTATTTTGTGATGCAGCCGGACGAAAGGTAGATTTTGTTCAGGATAATCAGTCGTCTTCCATACAAGGTGTTGTGCGTGGTTTGCATTTTCAAAATCCTCCACATGCCCAGGGAAAATTGGTTCGTGTTTTGAAAGGGAAAGTGTTAGATGTGGCAGTTGATTTGAGAAAAAATTCTGCCACGTATGGTCAGCATATTGCAGTTGAACTTTCAGCAGACAATAACCGAGTTTTGTGGATACCTGAAGGATTTGCACATGGATTTTCAGTATTGGAAAATGAGACCGTTTTTTTCTATAAATGCACGTCTTTTTATCATAAGGAATCTGAACAAACTATTGCATGGAATGATTCACAACTAAACATTGATTGGCAAATAGAAAATCCTGTTTTGTCTGAAAAAGATCAGGTTGGATTAGCATTTGAAAATTTTATCAGTCCGTTCTGA
- a CDS encoding undecaprenyl/decaprenyl-phosphate alpha-N-acetylglucosaminyl 1-phosphate transferase: protein MRETIDCVLRLFAFFSGAFVLSVVINSFILRFVQTLGIRQKSEMTIRWSSQAKPALGGISFYICYLMGFMFYAIVFGQTDVFQNTHLLGLFITITLAFFLGLSDDAYDTKPVLKLGIQILCGVILIYTDSGINLFQMSWLNNMVTVIWVVGIMNSVNMLDNMDGITTVSSIFIILTLIGISIPAEIFNNVDIFLLITVLGALCGFLLYNWNPSKMFMGDTGSQFLGMFLAFFSIRFLWNAGINEGNYSVFSNFTLVLIAFSVPLVDTTYVTLKRLWKKQKPWVGGKDHSTHMLSYKGLSDRQVGLVFVGLSTMATLLALNIAKYIPKNSLLLVAMWFYVALLIYVFYSFSRKRKNTE, encoded by the coding sequence ATGAGAGAGACTATTGATTGTGTGCTGAGATTATTCGCTTTTTTTTCCGGAGCATTTGTTCTCTCAGTGGTGATCAATTCTTTTATTTTACGATTTGTTCAAACTTTGGGAATTCGTCAAAAATCTGAGATGACTATTCGATGGAGCTCTCAGGCAAAGCCCGCTTTAGGTGGTATCAGTTTTTATATTTGCTATCTGATGGGCTTTATGTTTTACGCCATTGTTTTTGGTCAAACGGATGTGTTTCAAAATACTCATCTTTTGGGTTTGTTCATCACAATTACCTTGGCATTTTTTCTAGGATTATCTGATGATGCGTATGATACTAAACCGGTTCTCAAATTAGGTATTCAAATTCTTTGTGGTGTCATTTTAATCTACACAGACAGCGGCATTAACCTTTTTCAAATGTCTTGGCTGAATAATATGGTTACCGTAATATGGGTTGTTGGTATCATGAACTCCGTGAATATGCTTGACAATATGGATGGTATAACAACCGTGTCTTCTATTTTTATTATTCTCACCTTGATTGGTATTTCAATTCCGGCTGAAATTTTTAATAACGTTGATATATTTTTATTAATTACCGTGCTTGGTGCTTTGTGCGGATTTTTACTTTACAATTGGAACCCTTCTAAAATGTTTATGGGTGATACGGGTTCACAATTTCTAGGCATGTTTCTGGCCTTTTTTTCTATTCGCTTTTTATGGAATGCCGGCATTAATGAAGGTAATTATTCTGTGTTTTCAAACTTCACACTGGTGCTCATAGCATTCAGTGTTCCTCTGGTGGACACAACCTATGTTACACTAAAAAGATTGTGGAAAAAGCAAAAACCCTGGGTAGGCGGTAAAGATCACTCTACGCACATGCTTTCCTATAAAGGACTTTCTGATAGGCAAGTGGGACTTGTTTTTGTAGGGCTTTCAACCATGGCTACGCTACTTGCATTAAACATTGCCAAATATATTCCTAAAAATTCTCTCTTGTTGGTTGCCATGTGGTTTTATGTGGCTCTATTGATTTATGTCTTTTATAGTTTTTCAAGAAAACGAAAGAACACTGAATAA
- a CDS encoding winged helix-turn-helix transcriptional regulator, whose amino-acid sequence MQADVCRALGNPLRIEIIDILQDGEMGFSDLLEKTGGLKSNLSQHLSVLAKKGIVKSRREGQAVFFSLTSKKVAKACGLMREVLIDNLNKKLALVKNK is encoded by the coding sequence ATGCAGGCTGATGTTTGTCGTGCACTGGGAAATCCTTTGCGCATTGAGATTATTGACATATTGCAAGATGGTGAGATGGGCTTTTCAGATCTTTTAGAAAAAACAGGAGGATTGAAGTCAAATCTATCACAACATCTTTCAGTACTAGCAAAAAAAGGTATCGTAAAATCTCGCCGTGAAGGGCAAGCTGTTTTTTTTAGTTTGACTTCAAAAAAGGTTGCAAAAGCATGCGGACTCATGCGCGAAGTATTGATTGATAATCTGAACAAAAAACTTGCACTTGTAAAAAACAAATAA